A region of uncultured Desulfobacter sp. DNA encodes the following proteins:
- a CDS encoding septum site-determining protein MinC produces the protein MINFDNSAPVKLKGAGGGLWITIDPSYPESEIIAEIDRLLKKLKHLAINADVTLDIGDAEGQQELVERIKAHLDSNFELGTISTSPQKRSIPTERRRQRDLSKGWNHHKSDVLMLRGRVRSGQTISARKHLVIMGDVNPGAELTAGGDIIVLGTLAGNVHAGYPENDGAMIFSLAFNPSLVKIGLITAIGAGEEAEAQGPEFACVEQGAIVVKYYMKENPFKRMPWPEVI, from the coding sequence ATGATAAATTTTGATAACTCCGCTCCTGTCAAACTCAAAGGTGCCGGCGGGGGGTTGTGGATTACCATAGACCCGTCCTATCCGGAGTCTGAAATTATTGCTGAAATTGACAGATTGTTGAAAAAACTCAAACATCTGGCCATAAATGCGGATGTGACCCTTGATATCGGTGATGCTGAGGGACAACAGGAACTGGTTGAAAGGATAAAGGCACATCTTGACAGCAATTTTGAGCTTGGCACGATTTCGACTTCTCCCCAAAAACGCTCTATTCCCACCGAGCGTCGCCGCCAAAGAGATTTGTCCAAGGGCTGGAACCATCATAAAAGCGACGTGCTTATGCTTAGAGGCCGGGTGCGCTCGGGCCAGACAATAAGTGCCAGAAAACATCTGGTTATCATGGGGGATGTGAATCCCGGAGCCGAGCTCACCGCAGGCGGCGATATTATTGTGCTTGGCACTCTGGCAGGAAACGTCCACGCCGGATACCCGGAAAATGATGGTGCCATGATTTTCTCCCTGGCCTTTAATCCGAGTTTGGTAAAAATTGGGTTGATCACGGCCATTGGAGCCGGTGAAGAAGCAGAGGCCCAGGGGCCGGAATTTGCCTGTGTGGAACAGGGCGCTATTGTGGTTAAATATTATATGAAAGAAAATCCGTTCAAGCGGATGCCCTGGCCGGAAGTGATTTAA
- the minD gene encoding septum site-determining protein MinD, which yields MEGKIIVVTSGKGGVGKTTATSSIGAALALEGKRVAIVDMDIGLRNLDVVMGLENRIVFNIVDVVQGKCKIDQAAIRDRRIDNLFLIPASQSDNKDVLTPAGVERVAQELRQKFDYVIMDSPAGIERGFENATVGANEAIVVCTPDVSAVRDADRVIGLLYARSLEPKLIVNRIEPVRVERGEMLSHEDVLDILSIELVGLVPMDEKVLISSNTGTPLVLQNDSRAGQAFRRIAKRLNGEDIPIEVPNRKTSVWSKLSKTFGLK from the coding sequence TTGGAAGGAAAAATTATTGTCGTAACATCTGGAAAGGGCGGTGTGGGCAAAACAACAGCGACCTCTTCCATTGGGGCCGCTCTTGCCCTTGAAGGAAAAAGGGTCGCCATTGTGGATATGGATATCGGACTGCGTAACCTTGATGTGGTCATGGGTCTGGAAAACCGCATTGTCTTCAATATTGTGGATGTTGTTCAGGGCAAATGCAAGATTGATCAGGCCGCCATACGGGACAGACGTATTGACAATCTTTTTTTAATCCCGGCCTCCCAAAGTGATAATAAAGATGTGCTGACACCGGCTGGGGTTGAGCGGGTAGCCCAGGAACTGCGCCAGAAGTTTGATTATGTGATCATGGATTCTCCGGCCGGCATTGAAAGAGGATTTGAAAACGCCACTGTGGGAGCCAATGAAGCGATAGTTGTCTGCACCCCGGATGTCTCCGCCGTCAGAGATGCGGACCGGGTTATCGGTCTTTTGTACGCACGTTCCCTGGAGCCTAAACTCATTGTCAACCGCATTGAGCCGGTTCGTGTGGAGCGTGGTGAGATGCTCAGCCATGAAGATGTATTGGATATTCTGTCCATTGAGCTGGTAGGGCTTGTTCCCATGGATGAAAAGGTACTCATCTCCTCCAACACCGGTACGCCCTTGGTGCTTCAGAACGATTCCCGTGCCGGGCAGGCCTTTCGCAGGATTGCCAAACGCCTGAACGGAGAAGATATTCCCATTGAGGTACCGAATCGGAAAACCAGTGTATGGAGCAAACTGAGCAAAACCTTCGGATTAAAATAA
- the minE gene encoding cell division topological specificity factor MinE, with protein MLQDFLRRFTGQKRSSDEAKKRLQFSLIYDKLEVNDTTLTDLQNDIVNVISKYFEIDKEALELKVKNDKQVSALVFNTPILHVKRKQA; from the coding sequence ATGCTGCAAGATTTTTTGAGACGGTTCACAGGCCAGAAAAGAAGTAGTGACGAAGCCAAAAAGCGCCTTCAATTTTCTTTGATTTACGATAAACTGGAAGTGAACGACACCACTTTGACAGATCTTCAGAACGATATCGTGAATGTGATATCAAAATATTTTGAAATCGATAAAGAGGCATTGGAGCTTAAGGTGAAAAATGACAAGCAGGTCTCTGCGCTGGTGTTTAATACCCCGATTCTTCATGTAAAAAGAAAACAGGCATAG